CCCATGACCGTACTCGAGACCCATACCGATCCCGCCCTCCACGACGCCATCCGCGAGCTCGCCGCGGCGCGCAACGCGGTGATCCTGGCGCACAACTACGAGCGCCCCGAGATCCAGGACGTCGCGCACTACGTCGGCGACTCGCTGGGGCTGTCGCGCGAGGCCGCGAAGACCGACGCCGACGTCATCGTCTTCTGCGGCGTGCACTTCATGGCCGAGACGGCCAAGATCCTGTCGCCGGGCAAGACCGTGCTGCTGCCGGACCTGGCGGCGGGCTGCTCGCTGGCCGCGACCATCGATGCGGCGCAGCTGCGGGCGTGGAAGGCCGAGCACCCGGGCGCGGTGGTGGTCGCCTACGTGAACACCACCGCCGAGGTGAAGGCGGAGAGCGATTATTGCTGCACGAGCGGCAACGCGGTCGAGGTGGTGAACGCCATCCCGGCCGACCGGGAGATCCTCTTCCTCCCCGACATGTTCCTGGGCGCGCACGTGCGCCGGGTGACGGGGCGGCAGAACATCCACGTGTGGATGGGGGAG
This Roseisolibacter agri DNA region includes the following protein-coding sequences:
- the nadA gene encoding quinolinate synthase NadA, whose protein sequence is MTVLETHTDPALHDAIRELAAARNAVILAHNYERPEIQDVAHYVGDSLGLSREAAKTDADVIVFCGVHFMAETAKILSPGKTVLLPDLAAGCSLAATIDAAQLRAWKAEHPGAVVVAYVNTTAEVKAESDYCCTSGNAVEVVNAIPADREILFLPDMFLGAHVRRVTGRQNIHVWMGECHVHAGIDPEHINLQRAAHPGAEFLIHPECGCATPVVEAISAGAIDPKDVHILSTEGMIKRPQVSPVDEFIVATELGILHRLRRENPGKTFFAANDRAQCAYMKVTTLPKVLRSLETLSHEITVPDDVAARARRSIERMIAIGGQGGGPALSPFRTSDEDPGE